The Oikeobacillus pervagus genome has a segment encoding these proteins:
- a CDS encoding response regulator, with the protein MIKVLLVDDHEMVRIGVSAYLSAQEDIEVVGEAETGKKGVELALDLRPDVILMDLVMEPMDGIEATTAIKKEWNEAKIIVVTSFLDDDKVYAAIEAGATSYLLKTSKAGDIADAIRSTYQGQSVLEPEVTDKMMNQLRKKQDRPLHEDLTNRELEILLLMTEGKTNQEIADFLFIALKTVKTHVSNILSKLEVQDRTQAVIYAFKHELVK; encoded by the coding sequence ATGATTAAAGTATTATTAGTAGATGACCACGAAATGGTGAGAATCGGTGTATCTGCTTATCTTTCAGCCCAGGAAGATATTGAAGTTGTAGGAGAAGCGGAAACCGGGAAAAAAGGGGTGGAACTTGCTTTAGACTTACGTCCAGATGTAATCCTAATGGATTTAGTGATGGAACCGATGGACGGTATTGAAGCTACAACAGCGATTAAAAAGGAATGGAACGAAGCGAAAATTATTGTCGTTACAAGTTTTCTTGATGATGACAAAGTATATGCCGCTATTGAAGCGGGGGCTACCAGTTATTTATTAAAGACCTCCAAAGCAGGTGATATTGCGGATGCCATCCGGTCCACGTATCAAGGACAGTCTGTATTAGAACCAGAAGTAACAGATAAAATGATGAATCAATTAAGAAAAAAACAGGATCGCCCCTTACACGAAGACTTAACTAATAGAGAATTAGAAATATTATTATTGATGACAGAGGGGAAAACGAATCAAGAAATTGCTGATTTCCTATTTATTGCCCTAAAAACAGTGAAAACTCACGTAAGCAATATCCTTTCAAAATTAGAAGTTCAAGATCGAACCCAAGCGGTCATTTATGCGTTTAAACATGAATTAGTTAAATAA
- a CDS encoding FxLYD domain-containing protein, with amino-acid sequence MKCSKCGLEYHVTQSYCPNCQYAQGKEKEERKKKNHWFTILLPILMLVGIAGVNIGYYWFETETNKKVIKLQIEGESLALKGNFAAALQRFKEANTLRPNYEIIQANIESTEEANRLNEMFKDFTKHVEEKRLEKASNVIESIQKKIDNREGILFEKLENELEKKETMLMFYEIKEEIKSLTTISELGNRFILLADFDFKEAEKVKEDIKKKILSISIDQVNQALGAKRFDEASAIVEEALQYLPKDKQLIELQENIKNKKTEYEKQLSETSEPTIEGNEMDLTNLEVEINQNGDALMHGEIKNISTKKMKDIAVYYDVYDGDGRLLTSNVTYLNPSFLQPGETGRFNDTIKGPFEVVTVKVVEVTWYTVE; translated from the coding sequence TTGAAATGTTCAAAATGTGGATTGGAGTATCATGTTACACAATCCTATTGTCCAAATTGTCAGTACGCGCAAGGAAAGGAAAAAGAGGAAAGAAAAAAGAAGAATCATTGGTTCACGATTTTACTCCCGATCCTTATGCTTGTGGGAATAGCAGGAGTGAACATTGGCTATTACTGGTTTGAAACTGAAACAAATAAAAAGGTCATAAAATTACAAATTGAGGGTGAAAGTCTTGCGTTAAAAGGGAATTTTGCAGCGGCACTTCAGAGATTTAAGGAGGCCAACACTCTCCGCCCCAATTATGAAATCATTCAAGCGAATATAGAATCTACGGAGGAAGCAAATCGTCTAAACGAAATGTTCAAGGATTTTACGAAGCATGTGGAAGAAAAAAGATTAGAAAAGGCAAGTAATGTGATTGAAAGTATTCAAAAGAAAATTGACAATCGTGAAGGAATCCTATTTGAAAAACTTGAAAATGAGTTAGAAAAAAAAGAAACGATGTTGATGTTTTATGAAATAAAGGAAGAAATCAAATCGCTAACCACTATTTCTGAACTTGGAAATCGGTTCATCCTCCTAGCAGATTTTGATTTTAAAGAAGCTGAAAAAGTAAAGGAAGATATTAAGAAGAAGATCCTAAGCATTAGCATAGATCAAGTTAATCAAGCATTAGGAGCAAAGCGTTTTGACGAGGCATCAGCCATAGTGGAGGAAGCGCTACAATATCTTCCAAAGGACAAACAATTAATAGAATTACAAGAGAATATAAAAAATAAAAAAACAGAGTACGAAAAACAGCTGAGTGAAACTTCGGAACCAACTATAGAAGGAAACGAAATGGACCTAACTAATCTAGAAGTAGAAATCAATCAGAATGGCGACGCTTTGATGCATGGGGAAATCAAAAATATTTCAACTAAAAAAATGAAAGATATTGCTGTTTATTATGATGTATACGACGGGGATGGTCGGCTTCTGACTTCAAATGTAACATATCTGAATCCTTCTTTCCTCCAACCAGGAGAAACGGGGCGATTTAATGACACAATTAAGGGGCCGTTTGAGGTCGTAACGGTGAAAGTTGTTGAAGTCACTTGGTACACCGTTGAATAG
- a CDS encoding S1C family serine protease, translating into MKWRGSILLSIVLLTGGMLMIVYINKTVPEKLQRESTIILSNQISEDKRKNVKEIIHDTQKLVVMIETENSLGSGFLYNKKGDIITNAHVVTGSSKVKIKMANYKQLEGMVIGISKEIDVAVIRVKGLTGKEPLPLSKRDAEVGDEVLALGSPLGLQNSVTSGMISGVNRDLEIPPFSYKNTYQISAPIAPGNSGGPLIRKDTGEVIGINSALSEEGQIGFSLPITQILPLVENWSKHPKI; encoded by the coding sequence TTGAAATGGAGAGGGAGCATTTTGTTATCCATCGTTTTATTGACCGGAGGAATGTTGATGATCGTTTATATTAATAAAACGGTTCCTGAAAAACTTCAACGTGAAAGTACCATTATACTAAGTAACCAGATAAGCGAGGATAAGCGGAAAAATGTGAAGGAAATCATTCATGATACTCAAAAATTAGTGGTGATGATTGAAACTGAAAATAGCCTTGGATCAGGATTTTTATATAATAAGAAAGGCGATATTATCACCAATGCTCATGTTGTAACGGGCTCTTCAAAAGTTAAAATTAAAATGGCCAATTATAAGCAGTTAGAAGGAATGGTCATTGGAATAAGTAAAGAGATCGATGTCGCTGTTATTAGGGTAAAGGGCTTAACTGGTAAAGAGCCATTACCTCTTTCAAAACGGGACGCTGAAGTGGGAGATGAAGTGTTGGCTTTAGGCTCCCCTCTTGGTTTACAAAACTCTGTTACATCCGGTATGATTAGCGGGGTCAATCGAGACTTGGAAATCCCCCCCTTCTCATATAAAAACACTTATCAAATATCTGCGCCAATCGCTCCTGGTAATAGTGGGGGGCCGCTCATACGAAAAGACACGGGTGAAGTGATTGGAATCAACTCTGCTCTTTCTGAGGAAGGACAAATAGGATTTAGCCTCCCCATTACCCAAATTCTCCCTCTTGTAGAAAATTGGTCAAAACACCCGAAAATATGA
- the sda gene encoding sporulation histidine kinase inhibitor Sda, whose product MKILSNEQLVAAYRDAEKKGQDRDWIRLLKDEVRKRGLNPVRK is encoded by the coding sequence ATGAAAATTTTGAGTAATGAACAATTGGTGGCAGCCTATCGAGACGCGGAGAAAAAAGGTCAAGATCGTGATTGGATTAGATTATTAAAAGATGAAGTACGAAAAAGAGGACTTAATCCTGTACGAAAGTAA